CCACCCGTTCTTTTTCACCTAATTGGACAAGGACATCTTCTAAATACGGCAGCCCTTCATTATCACCCGTCACACTGACAACCATTGACCCGATTATATTCGCAAAATGAAGCGCTTTCTTCAAAGGCCAGTTCTGAAGGATCCCATAAATGAAACCTGCATCGAATCCATCGCCGGCACCTACCGTATCCACCACTTTCTTCGCCTTTACGGCCGGGGCTTCAACATATTCACCGTCCACATATCCAACCGAACCTTCCTCGCCTTTCTTTATGGCGAGATGAGTGATGCCGAATTGCTTACAATGCTCGATGATTTCATCCGTGTCTGATGTTCCGAACAGCAGATCGGCTTCCTCAATCCCCGTCAGAAGGATGTCGACATAGGGGAGGAAGCTTCTCAGCACGTCCCTTGCTTCATCCTCACTCCACAGCTTCAGTCGGATATTCGGGTCACATGATACCATCACACCGTGCTTTTTGGCTTCGATGATCGCGTGGCGGATCAACTCGATATTTTTCGTCTTATCCACTGCAGGGAATACCCCCGTGATATGGAGAATCTTTGTGTTTTTCAAGAAGTCTTCATTCAGGGTTTCCTTCGTCAACACCGTTGTAGGAGAACGATCTCTGTAGTAGAAAGTCCGTGAGCTCCCATCCCCCATGATTTCCTTGAAATTAAGGGAAGTAGGATATCCATCTACGAGTTCCACTTCGGACACATCCACCCCTTCACCGCGGACGGTGTTGAAGATATGCCTTCCGAACTCATCATTCCCCAGTCGGCTGATCCAACCGGTCTTCAATCCAAGCCGTGCACAGCCAATCGCAAAGTTCAGCTCGGCTCCCCCGATTTTCCGTTCAAAAGAAGAGACAAACCGCATCGGGCCCGTCGATGAAGGATCAAGAGTGATCATCGCATCGCCTATCGTCACTACATCATTCATGGGTACCACCCTTTCTGTCTAACAAGATTCTCGTATGATTAACTTTGGATCGAATCGGAATACCAAGCCCTCATCCTGATCCTCTTTTTTCTGAATTTTATTTAATAAAAATTCCGCTGCCTTCTTCCCGATTTCAAACGTGGGCTGAGCCACGATCGTCAATCCCGGCTCATAAAAACCGGCAAAGGACACATCATCGATTCCGATAATTGCCAAATCCTCAGGAACCTTCACATGGTTCTCTTTTACATATTTTAAAATCTCAATGAGCGTTAAATCATTTCCCGCAAGGATCGCTTCCGGGGGATCGTCCAGGGATAGCAGCTCGTGAACCCCTTCTCTGATCCTGCTCACTTCCAGGCTCTTGATGTAGTCTTCCCGGATGTCCAGACCATTGGCGTTCATCGTATTCTTATAGCCAGTGATCCTCTCCATCCTCGGTGTGACATTCCGGATCACATTCGTGATGATGCCAATCTTCGTGTATCCCCTGTCGATGAAATGCTGGATCCCCATCCCTGACGCTTTCTCGTTATCAAGGAGCATAGATGGAATCGCTACATCAGGCACCGTCCGGTCAACGAACACGATTGGATAGCCTTCCGTAAGCATCTCATTGTATAAGGCTGCATTATCACCTGTTGGTAAAAGAATGATACCATCCACCTGCTTGGCACGGAGCATTTCAATATACTTCCGCTCCTTGTCAGGATCATCATCTGCATTACAGACAATCGTGTGAAACTCGGCTTCCTGGCATGTGTCTTCAATGGCCCTGATCACCTGGGTCGAGAACGTGTGGAGAATATTCGCCACAATCACCCCGATTGTCGTCGTCGACTTCTGCTTGAGGCTCCTCGCGACAATATTCGGTCGATACCCAAGCTCTTTGATGCTTTCTTCTATTCGATTCTTCGTCTCTTCCCTCATATAATCAAAGCGATTATTCAAATACTGGGAAACGGTACTCTTCGATACATTCGCATGCTGAGCAACATCAGCAATCGTCACTTTTTTCATTCCATAGTCTCCAACTTTCATTTCCTAAACCGATTTACTAAACCGGTTTACTAAATCGATTTATTGAAATTATATGATAATTGAAAGCGCTTTACAATATGTTTTTTGAAAATGTGTGGATTTTTTGTTTTGGGCATAGAAAAAAACGCGTGGGGACGCGTTTTTTTAATGTTTTCTTTTTTCCTTAATCTTTTTCATGAATGCTCGAGAACTGATCCCCCACTGCCATTCCAATAAAAAAGTCCACCCCTATCAAATGGGACGGACGACCTTTCCGCTAAAACCTATTCAGTTACGAGCTCTTCCTAATCGCAGGGTTCAACACCATCATGAGTACAATCATTCCTCCAAATACGGAGATACCTAAAAATAGATTATTGATGCTAAAGTGTACGAGCAATGAACCTGTCAGTAATAATGATATGGGTTTACTTGATTCAAGTAATACCCTCATTGTACTTTGGGACCTGCCCAGTAACTCTCGCGGTACCTTGATTAAGAAGAGTGATTGTAAAGCGATACTCACCAGAGGGCTACCGATACCAGCAATGAGGATGACAGCCAATACTAATGTAAAGTTATCCGTAAAGGCTAACATTCCAAATGAGCCTAATATCATGACTAAGCCAACTACCATCGGCACGATTTTTCGGAATCGGTTAAATAAATTAATGGATAGAGACCCACCTAATATCCCAATAAAGAAAGCAATTTCAACCATCGCTAACTCGGAGGCATCTTTTACGAATAAAGGAAACAGGACCGCTACTGGCGCCAACATAAAGTTGATTAACACTAAATAAATAATCATTCCCCTTAAGATCGGGACGGATATGATGGTTTTTAATCCTGTTTTTAAATCTAGGGAGAACTTCTTCATACTCAATTTATCCGTTGGTCTTTTCGACAATCCCTTTTCCTTAATGAGCAGGATAAAGAAAAATGAGATAAAAAAGGTTAGGGCATTAAAAAGGAATGCCGTCGGTAAGCTGTATACCAATAGGATCCCAGCTATGGCCGGAGCCCCTAACCCTACCACTGTTTGAATCGTGGATGAAAGACTTTGTGCTCTCGTAATCAAGTGATCTGGAACAATCGTCCTGATCGCGACAGACTTTGCTGGAATGAAAAACGAGTCAAACGATGAAGTGAATGCGGCAGCGGCGATCAGCATCCACGGACTCAGCATATCGAACCAGAAAAGGGCTACAAGCCCAAGTACAGCGATCCCTCGGCATATATCTGCTACCAGCATGTATCTTTTTTGGTTCCCTCTATCGACAAGTACGCCCGAGAAGATGCCAAACAAAATGGTGGGGATCACTTCCGCTGCCAATACAAGAGATATAAGTAAGGAGGAACCTGTTAATACCTTCATAGCCCAGATGAGAGAGAGAGCATACACTCCATCTCCCAGTGCTGATACAAATTGTCCGGCTATGAGAAACCGATAATCTTTAATGGCTAGCAGATCTTTAAAGCTATCCTTCTTTTCTTGGCTCTCTGGATTTAATTGAGTTTTTACTGCTGCTTCTGTCATAATTCGCCTCCTCCTTATAGTTAATCCCAAATTTATTAAATAAGAAAAAATTAATTATGACACCACAGGTACTGTTTTAATAACAGAGGAAATTTCTTCAAAAACATGTTCCCCTAGTGGACTAAGTTTTCCATGAGTGTTTATGACTTCTATCGCTTCTTTCAATTGTCCCTCAACAAACTCCAGCCTATTTAAGATTTTATTATCTTTGTAGACGCTATAAAGTCTTTCCAACCATAACGCAACCCTGGCAAACGCATATGCCCCATGAAATACCCCCTTCATTGGCCTTGGGTCTTTTCTCCATGGTGACTTGAATCTTTCTTCATGATCATTTAACACAACAGGATCAATCAGGAATAATTGATTTAACCGTGAATGTGCACATTCATGTACCAGATTTTCAGTAACCCACATAAAATCATATGGGTGATGTGAGATGAAGATGGCATCAGGTAAAATATCTGTTGTAAACCCGCCAAAAGCGTCTGTATCCATGATTCCAATCAGTTTAATATGACCCTTAATTTCCAAATAATACTCTGGCCATACATCCTTAATTGTATTTAAACAGGATTCATAAAATAATATGTCATTAGGGGTAAAAGAAATACTTTTCAGCTTATTATCTGCTAACTCACTATTTCTGACATTCAGGAGATTAAAGTTTTCGGAAAGACACTGGCTGATACTATCTTCTGAAAGTTCGAAATCAAACATACCCTTACTGTCATACGGTTTTCGAATAAAGCTGATTTGAGTACCGGTTACCTGAAAATCCGCATTAAAATCATCTGTCGTAATAACTGTACCAATGATTTTATCATCAACTAAAAAAGCTATTTCGTTTTTAGATGAAATAATGGTACACGCTTGGAAATTGCTATAGTCTTTTAATTTAATTCGGTAGTGAAATCCAGGAATCTCAAAGGAGCCTTCAATTAACTCTACTTTATTCTGTAGGGTAATCCCATACTTTGCACAAGCTAAAAATAGGTAGTTAATGAATTTTTCTAAGTTGTTGTTGGTTAACATTCTCTCAATAATTTGGGGAGATTTATCTTGATATATCATTCCATCTGAGGAATGTGTAGTAAGAAAATACGTAAA
The DNA window shown above is from Rossellomorea vietnamensis and carries:
- a CDS encoding sugar kinase translates to MNDVVTIGDAMITLDPSSTGPMRFVSSFERKIGGAELNFAIGCARLGLKTGWISRLGNDEFGRHIFNTVRGEGVDVSEVELVDGYPTSLNFKEIMGDGSSRTFYYRDRSPTTVLTKETLNEDFLKNTKILHITGVFPAVDKTKNIELIRHAIIEAKKHGVMVSCDPNIRLKLWSEDEARDVLRSFLPYVDILLTGIEEADLLFGTSDTDEIIEHCKQFGITHLAIKKGEEGSVGYVDGEYVEAPAVKAKKVVDTVGAGDGFDAGFIYGILQNWPLKKALHFANIIGSMVVSVTGDNEGLPYLEDVLVQLGEKERVER
- a CDS encoding LacI family DNA-binding transcriptional regulator, which produces MKKVTIADVAQHANVSKSTVSQYLNNRFDYMREETKNRIEESIKELGYRPNIVARSLKQKSTTTIGVIVANILHTFSTQVIRAIEDTCQEAEFHTIVCNADDDPDKERKYIEMLRAKQVDGIILLPTGDNAALYNEMLTEGYPIVFVDRTVPDVAIPSMLLDNEKASGMGIQHFIDRGYTKIGIITNVIRNVTPRMERITGYKNTMNANGLDIREDYIKSLEVSRIREGVHELLSLDDPPEAILAGNDLTLIEILKYVKENHVKVPEDLAIIGIDDVSFAGFYEPGLTIVAQPTFEIGKKAAEFLLNKIQKKEDQDEGLVFRFDPKLIIRESC
- a CDS encoding MFS transporter, coding for MTEAAVKTQLNPESQEKKDSFKDLLAIKDYRFLIAGQFVSALGDGVYALSLIWAMKVLTGSSLLISLVLAAEVIPTILFGIFSGVLVDRGNQKRYMLVADICRGIAVLGLVALFWFDMLSPWMLIAAAAFTSSFDSFFIPAKSVAIRTIVPDHLITRAQSLSSTIQTVVGLGAPAIAGILLVYSLPTAFLFNALTFFISFFFILLIKEKGLSKRPTDKLSMKKFSLDLKTGLKTIISVPILRGMIIYLVLINFMLAPVAVLFPLFVKDASELAMVEIAFFIGILGGSLSINLFNRFRKIVPMVVGLVMILGSFGMLAFTDNFTLVLAVILIAGIGSPLVSIALQSLFLIKVPRELLGRSQSTMRVLLESSKPISLLLTGSLLVHFSINNLFLGISVFGGMIVLMMVLNPAIRKSS
- a CDS encoding aKG-HExxH-type peptide beta-hydroxylase, with amino-acid sequence MLSFLKPSSMENDQIYILGLRPFSQRVNKIMDIIQELDKIPSHTLLLLKKALGSQEFLKEIYSPGLNYFTYFLTTHSSDGMIYQDKSPQIIERMLTNNNLEKFINYLFLACAKYGITLQNKVELIEGSFEIPGFHYRIKLKDYSNFQACTIISSKNEIAFLVDDKIIGTVITTDDFNADFQVTGTQISFIRKPYDSKGMFDFELSEDSISQCLSENFNLLNVRNSELADNKLKSISFTPNDILFYESCLNTIKDVWPEYYLEIKGHIKLIGIMDTDAFGGFTTDILPDAIFISHHPYDFMWVTENLVHECAHSRLNQLFLIDPVVLNDHEERFKSPWRKDPRPMKGVFHGAYAFARVALWLERLYSVYKDNKILNRLEFVEGQLKEAIEVINTHGKLSPLGEHVFEEISSVIKTVPVVS